A stretch of DNA from Methylobacterium sp. CB376:
CCTCCCGAGGGCGCGCTGCGGGCCTCCAAAGACGCCTCCGGGATCATGACCTGGACCGGGGAGGGCAGCCAGGATTGGTCGGGCTACACGGTCTCGGCCACCCTGAAGGCCGAGGACGACAAGGCGCTCGGCCTCGTCGCCTACTACAAGGACCCCAACACCTACTACGCGGTGACCTTCGACAACGCGAAGAACCAGCGCCTCCTGGTCAAGCGAAGCGCCGGGGCGGAGACGGTGCTCGCCCGCGAGAGCGGTCCGAGCCCCTACGACCGGCCCTTCCGGGTCGCACTGGCCGTCGAGGGCGGGAAGCTGCTCGCCACCCTGGACGGCGAGGCGCTGTTCGGCGGCGCGGTCGCGGATGCGAGCGCGCCGCTCGCCGGCGGCACCGTCGGCCTCTTCACGGAGGGGCAGCGCGGGGTGGTCTTCGACGACGTCTTCGTCGAGAAGGGCGTGCTCGTCGCGGATGCCGGCAAGGCCCAGCGCGTCATCGACCGGGACGGCGACGCCGTCGCCGCCGTCGACCTGTCGGGCCGCACCAGCTTCGGGGTCGCGGACGGCGCCCGCGCGCAGTGGAGCGAGAACGGCAAGGTCCTGGCGAGCGACCTCGACGCCCGCCTCGCCCTAGGGACCGGCGCGCATCTCCTGCGCCTCGACCTCGACGGCCCGTCCGGGCGGACGAGCGACACGGTCCGGGTCGAGGTGGTCGCGGCCCGGGATCTCCTCCTCGACGAGGATTTCTCCGCCGGCGCGCGGAACTTCCGCTTCGTGGACGAGGGCGAGATCGGCAAGGCGGCGGCGTGGTCGGTCTCCGACGGCGTCCTCCGGCAGGCGTCCGACCGCTACAGCCGCGAACTCGGCGGCAGCGGCGACACGGCGCCGAGCGCGCAGTGGAAGCTCAACTGGAGTCCGCTCGGCGACGGGGTGCACGCCCTGCGCAAGGGCACCTACGCCGTCTACGACGGCCCGGGCGCCTCGGAGTGGAAGGATTACAGCGTCGAGACCGATTTCACCGCTGCGCGCGGCGGGGTCGGCCTGCTCCTGCACTACCAGGACGACAAGAACTACTACAAGATCGAACTCGACGACACGACCGGTCTGGCGCAGCTGTTCAGCCTGAAGAACGGCATCGAGCAGACCCTGTGGCAGGGACCGATCCGCTACGACGCGGCCGGCCCGAACCACCTGCGCGCCGACATCGTCGACGGCAAGCTGCAGGTCTGGCTCGACGGCACCGCCCTCTTCACGCAGCCGGTGGCGATCCACGACACCGAGAAGGGCACCTTCGCGCTCTACAACTGGCACGGCGGGGGCGGCGTCACCTACGACAACGTCCGCGCGGTCGCCCTGGGCACCGGCGAGGCTCCGGTCGGCAAGACCCTGGTCGGCGGCGCCGGCGACGACGCGCTCACGGGCGGCGCCGGGGCGGACTCGATCATGGGCGGCGGCGGCAATGACACCCTGAGCGGGCTGGCGGGCAACGACGTGCTGGCGGGCGAGCAGGGCGACGACCAGCTCATCGGCGGCGACGGGGACGATTCCCTCGACGGCGGCGACGGCGCCGACCTCCTGTGCGGCAATGACGGCGCGGACGGTCTCTGGGGCGGGGCCGGGAAGGACCAGCTCTACGGCGGGGCCGGCGCCGACACGCTCGACGGCGGCGACGGGGCCGACACCCTGTTCGGCAACGAGGGCGCGGACTGGATGGCCGGTCAGGCCGGGGACGACGCGCTGGTCGGCGGCGACGGGAGCGACTCGCTGTTCGGCGGGGCCGGGAATGACTGGCTGGTCGGCGAGGCCGGGGACGACGCGCTCGTGGCCGGGGAGGGGAGCGACTCGCTGTTCGGCGGCGACGGGGCCGACTGGCTCGCCGGCGAGGCCGGGGACGACGCGCTGGTCGGCGGCGAGGGCACCGACTCGCTGTTCGGCGGCGACGGGAATGACTGGCTGGTCGGCGAGGGTGGCGACGACCTGCTGATCGGTGGCGAGGGGAACGACTCGCTGTTCGGCGGCGCCGGCGCGGATTGGCTCGAGGGCCAGGCCGGGGACGACGCGCTGGTCGGCGGCGAGGGCGACGACGTGCTGCGCGGCGGCGAGGGCAATGACTGGCTCGACGGCGAGGCCGGGAACGACGTGCTGGTGGGCGGCGCGGGCAATGACGGGCTGCGCGGCGGCGACGGGGCCGACTGGCTCGTGGGCGAGGCGGGATCCGACACGCTGAGCGGCGGGGCGGGCGACGACGTGCTGTTCGGCGGGGCCGGTTCGGACACGATCCAGTACGCGAGCGGCGACGGGCGGGACGTGGTGCGCGACTTCGTGACGGGCGGGGCGGAGCGGGACGTGGTCGCGTTCGGCCCCGGCCTGTTCGGCTCCTTCGCGGCCGTGCAGGCGGCGACGCAGCAGGTGGGGGCGGACGTGGTGATCACCGCCTCGGCCGGCAACACGCTGACGCTCCAGAACGTGCAGGCCTCGAGCCTCTCGGCCGAGAACTTCACCTTCGCCTGATCCCGACGGCCCGGGACGCCGACGCCCCGGGCCGTCGACCCTCTCGCATCGTCGGCGCGAGCCGATGGCTCGGCGAAATTGCGAGAACGCACCCAACGGTCATGACACCCGACCGTTGGGACGAGGCGGCGCCCGCTGCGCCGCGCAAGGTCCGGCAATCGGCCCCGGGGCCGATTGCCGGACCGCGTCGGTCTCGGGCGTGCCCTCGTCGGCGGTCCGATGTCGCGCCGCGCCCGGCGCAATCGCCGCGCGAAACGTTTCCCCGTCGGAGGATGGGGGCAATGACCGGAAGAATTCGGCTTCGATCTCCGCAGATGTGCCGCACCGGCGTTGGCGGATCTGCTTTCCGGTGACCGGCGGGTTGTGGATCGCCGAGATCGGTTTGGACCGCGGGGGACGCGTTCTTCATCGCGCTGTCGCAGAGCGACGCTATCGCTCCCGCCGCGGCGGCCCGGCAACGACACGCCCGCGCGACAGCGGGGGCCGGCCCGTTCGCGCCACGCCTCCCGGAGCGACTGATGACCGCGGTCCCGCACGTGCTCGCCAACGGCGACTTCGCACAGACCTGGAACGATCCCGGCCTGATCACCGCCGACGACGACTGGTCCGGGGTGCCGAGCATCGTGGGCTATCGCGGCGACGACATCACGAGCGTGGTCGGGGCCGACCCGCAGGCGCTCACGGGCGACGGCGCCGTCACGGCCGACGTCAACGCCAACCGGACCAACCCGAACGGCCTCACCGCCGGCGGCGTCGCCGAATTCGCCCTCGCCGACCCGGCGGTCGCGCTGCAGGGCTCGGGCGCCGCGGACGCCCCGAGCCTCGTCCTGTTCCTCGACGCGACCGGCCGCCGCGACGTGACCGTGTCCTACCGCCTGCGGGACCTGGAGGACGGGGCGGACAACGCCGTCCAGGCGGTGGCGCTGCAGTACCGGATCGGACCGGCGGGCGCCTGGACCAACGTGCCGGCCGCCTTCGTGGCGGATGCCACCGCGGGGCCGGGCAGTTCCGGCCCGGATATCCGCGTGCGGGCGGTGCTGCCGGCGGCCGCCGACGGCCAGGCCGGGCTCCAGGTCCGCATCATCACGGCGAACGCCGCCGGCAGCGACGAGTGGGTCGGGGTCGACGATATCGCGGTGACGAGCCAAGCCGCGGGCCCGGTGCCGGCGGCGCCGACGCTCCTGGACCCGGCTCCCTCGCTGGCGGGCGCCGCCGACGCCCCGGTCGGGACCGGCAGCCTGGTCGTGACCCGGCTCGGCGCGATCGAGGCCTCCGGCACCAACGGCGCCGAGGGCGGCGCGGAGGTCGTCTCCTTCGATCCCGCGACCGCGCAGCTCTTCACGCTCAACGCCCGCGACGGGCGGATCGACGTGACGCGGATCGGCGCGGACGGGGCGCTCACACGCACCGGCAGCATCGCGCTCGGCGACCTGCCCGGCTTCGGCACGGCCAACACCGTCGCGGTGAGGAACGGCGTCGTGGCGGTCGGCTACCAGAACGCCGATCCGCGCCAGAACGGCGCCGTCGCGTTCTTCGACGCGCGCAGCCTCGCCGCCCTGCGCGCGCCGCTCACGGTCGGCAACCAGCCCGACCAGCTCAGCTTCAATCAGGACGGCACGAAGATCGTGGTCGCCAATGAGGGCGAGCGGGCGACGGTCGCCGGCACGGCGGTCAATCCGAGCGGCTCGGTCTCGCTCGTCGACCTCTCGGCCGGCCTCGCCGGCGCCTCCGTGGCGACCTACGATTTCGCCAGCCTCGCCGGCCAGGAGGCGGCCCTGCGCGCCGCGGGAATGCGCCTGCCCCCGGGCGCGGGCGCCGTCGCGGATATCGAGCCCGAATACACGGCGATCAGCGGCACCACCGCCTACGTCACCCTTCAGGAGGCCAACACCGTCGCGGTCTTCGACATCGCCGGCGCCGCGCCGGTGCTGAAGGCCCTGAAGCCGCTCGGCGCCATCGACCGGTCCCTGCCCGGCAACGAACTCGACGCCTCCGACGACGGCGCGCCGACCCCGGCCGCGATCCGCATCCGCAGCGAGCCCGTGTTCGGCCTGCCGATGCCGGACGCGATCGCGACCTTCACGGCGCCGGACGGCCGGGTCTACGTCGTCACCGCCAACGAGGGCGACGCGCGCAGCGACGACAGCGACGTGGCGCGCCTCGCGACGCGCAGCCTCGACCCGACCGCCTTTCCCGATACCGCGACCCTGAAGCAGAAGTCCGAACTCGGCCGCCTCAACGTCTCGACCATCGACGGCGATACCGACGGGGACGGCGACCTCGACCGGATCTACACGTTCGGCGGGCGCGGCCTCTCGATCTTCCGCCAGGAGGCGGACGGCACCATCACCAAGGTCCGCGAGACCGGCGGCGAATTCGAGAAGATCATCGCGCGGGACTTCCCCGCCCTCTTCAACCAGAACCAGGGCAACGGGCAGGTCGACGACCGCTCGGACGACAAGGGTCCGGAGCCCGAGGGCGTGACGATCGGCACGGTCGCGGGCCGCACCTACGCCTTCGTGGGGCTGGAGCGGGTCGGGGGCGTGATGGTCTACGACGTCACGGTGCCGGCCGAGGCGGCCTTCGTGGCCTACCAGCCGCCCGCCGCGGGCCGCACGGACGCGGGGCCCGAAGTGCTGACCTTCATCGCGGCCGCCGACAGCCCGACCGGCCAGGCCCTGCTCGTGACCGCCAACGAGGTCGGCAACACCACGACCGTCTACCAGCTCGCCCCGCCGCAGACCGCGATCTCCCGGATCCAGGCCAGCGGCGACGCCTCGCCGCTGGCCGGCCGGACGGTCACCACCTCGGGCATCGTCACCGCGGTCGCCGGCAACGGCTTCTACCTGCAGGATCCGACCGGCGACGGCGACGCCGCCACCTCGGACGGGATCTTCGTCTTCACGGGCGGCCAGCCGCCTGCGGCGGTCGGCGACGCCGTCGAGGTCAGCGGCGAGGTCCGGGAATTCGTCCCCGCGCGGGCGGCGCGCGGCGCGCTCCCGGTCACCGAGATCGCCGGCTCGGTCACGGTGACGGTCCGCTCCAGCGGCAACGCCCTGCCGGAGGCCGTGCGGATCGGCGGCCCGGGCGGGCTCGCGCCGCCGACCGAGGACCTCGCGGCGGGCAGCGCCTTCTGGGAGAGCCTGGAGGGCATGCGCGCCACCGTGGCGGCCCCCCTCGCCACCGGCCCGACCAACGCCTTCGGCGAGATCTTCGCGGTGGCGGACGGGCGCGCGGGCGCCACCGGCCTCAACCCGGACGGCAACCTGCTGATCCGCGGCGGCGAGTCGGTCCTCGGCGCGGCCAACAGCCGGGGCGGCGACTTCAACCCCGAGCGGATCCGCCTCGATCCCGGTCTCGGCGTCACCCTGCCGAAGGTGAATACGGGGGCGCGGCTCGGCGACGTCACCGGCATCGTGACTTACAGCTTCGGCAGTTACGAGGTCGTGGCGACGAGCCCCGTCACCGTGACGGCGCCGAGCCCGCGGGTGAAGACCGGCGGCAGGCTGGCGGGCGACGCGGATCACCTGCTGGTGGCGAGCTACAATGCCGAGAATCTCGACCCGACGGACGGGGCGGCCCGCTTCGCCGCCATCGCCTCCGAGGTGCTGGGCAGGCTCAACACGCCCGACGTGATCGCCCTGCAGGAGGTGCAGGACGATGACGGGCCGGGCAACACCGCCTCGACCGTCACCTCGGCGGGGCGCACGTTCCGGCTCGTCGTCGAGGCGATCCGGGCGGCGGGCGGGCCGGACTACGCCTTCATCGACAACCCGTATATCGGCGACGACACCAACGGCGGCGAGCCGGGCGGCAACATCCGCACGGCCTTCCTGTACCGGACCGACCGGGTGAGCCTCGCACCGAACGCGGTGCGCAGCATCGCGCCCGATGGCAGCCCGATCACCGCGGGCCCTTCCGCCGACCAGCAGACCAACCCCGACAATCCCTTCTACGCGTCGCGGCCGCCGCTCGCCGCGGATTTCGTCTTCAACGACGAGACCGTCACGGTGGTGAGCAACCACTTCACCTCGAAGGGCGGCAGCGGCGCGCTGTTCGGCTCCGAGCAGCCGCCCTTCGACGCGGGTCAGCTGGCGCGGGCCGCCCAGGCCCAGGCGGTCAACAGCTTCGTGGACGGGATCCTGGCCGCCAGCCCGCGGGCGCGGGTCCTGGTGGCGGGCGACCTCAACGATTTCGGCTTCGAGGAGCCGCTCAGCGTGTTGAAGGGCGAGGCGACGCTCGCCGGCTACACGCGGGCCGGAACCGGCGTCACCTTCACCCGCGGCGGCACCGCCGTGCTCTCCGACCTGCAGGACACGCTGCCGGAGGGCCAGCGCTACGACTACGTCTTCGAGGGCAATTCCGAGACCCTCGACCACGTGCTGGTGACGGACGCGCTCGCGGCCGGTGTGCAGTTCGAGCCCGTGCACATCAACGCGGACTTCTTCGACCAGACCAGCGATCACGACCCGCTGCTGGCGCGCTTGGCCATCCCGGTCGTGGGACGCCTGCTCACCGGCACCGCGGCGGGTGACACGCTGACCGGCGGGGCGGGCGAGGACACGATCCTGGGCGGGGCAGGCAACGACTTCGCGTCGGGTCGGTCCGGGAACGACAGCGTGAGCGGCGAGGCCGGCGACGACCTCGTCTTCGGCGACGAGGGCGACGACGTCGTCGACGGCGGCGAGGACAACGACCGCGTCTCCGGCGGCGCCGGCGCCGACCGGGTCTTCGGCTCGGCCGGCAGCGACCTCGTCTTCGGCGAGCAGGGCGACGACGTCGTGGGCGCCGGCGAGGGCAACGACTTCGCGTCGGGCGGCGCCGGGAATGACAGCGTGAGCGGCGAGGCCGGCGACGATTACGTGTTCGGCGATGAGGGCGACGACCAGCTCTCCGGCGGCGAGGGCCGCGACAGCCTCTACGGCGGGCTGGGCAACGACGTCCTCACCGGGGATGCGGGCCACGACGTGCTGCTCGGCGAGCAGGACGACGACCAGCTCATCGGCGGCGACGGGGACGATTCCCTCGACGGCGGCGACGGCGCCGACCTCCTGTGCGGCAATGACGGCGCGGACGGTCTCTGGGGCGGGGCCGGGAAGGACCAGCTCTACGGCGGGGCCGGCGCCGACACGCTCGACGGCGGCGACGGGGCCGACACCCTGTTCGGCAACGAGGGCGCGGACTGGATGGCCGGTCAGGCCGGGGACGACGCGCTGGTCGGCGGCGACGGGAGCGACTCGCTGTTCGGCGGCGACGGGAATGACTGGCTGGTCGGCGAGGCCGGGGACGACGCGCTGGTCGGCGGCCAGGGGAGCGACTCGCTGTTCGGCGGCGTCGGGAACGACTGGCTCGCCGGCGAGGGTGGCGACGACCTGCTGATCGGTGGCGAGGGGAACGACTCGCTGTTCGGCGGCGCCGGCGCGGATTGGCTCGAGGGCCAGGCCGGGGACGACGCGCTGGTCGGCGGCGAGGGCGACGACGTGCTGCGCGGCGGCGAGGGCAATGACTGGCTCGACGGCGAGGCCGGGAACGACGTGCTGGTGGGCGGCGCGGGCAATGACGGGCTGCGCGGCGGCGACGGGGCCGACTGGCTCGTGGGCGAGGCGGGATCCGACACGCTGAGCGGCGGGGCGGGCGACGACGTGCTGTTCGGCGGGGCCGGTTCGGACACGGTCCAGTACGCGAGCGGCGACGGGCGGGACGTGGTGCGCGACTTCGTGACGGGCGGGGCGGAGCGGGACGTGATCGCGTTCGGCCCCGGCCTGTTCGGCTCCTTCGCGGCCGTGCAGGCGGCGACGCAGCAGGTGGGGGCGGACGCGGTGATCACCGCCGGGGTGGGCGAGTCGCTGACCCTGCAGAACATCCAGGCCTCGAGCCTCTCCGCCCGGAACTTCACCTTCGCCTGACCGCCCGATCACCTGGCCACTTGGGCGCGCCCGGGGGCGGGCAGCGTCGGTTGCCGCTCCGAAGGCGGCCCCGACCGGGGCCCCGCCCCTCCGAGGGCGAGGGCCGCGCGGGGCGCGCCGCGCGGACCGGCGCCGCTCACGGGAGCCGCGTCCGTCGGAGTTCGGACGGCGTGACGCCGAACAGTCGCTTGAACCTGTGCGTGAACCGTGACTGCGAGAGATACCCGCAACGCTCCGCGATGCGTCCGATCGGCTCCATGGTCGTTTGCACCAGGTGCAGGCCGTGGCCCAGTCTCGTCCTCTCCACCACGGACCTGATGCCCGTGTCCTCCGCCCTGATCCGCCTGCGCAGCGTCGTCGGGCCGACGGCGAGCCGCGCGGCGAGGCGCTCGACAGTCCACTGACCCGCCACGTCTTCGGACACGATGTCGTGGATTCGATGGCTCAGACTCCGACGGGCGGCAAGGCCGCCCACCTGGCGGTGACCAGAGAGATAAAGCAGCTGGAGGATTTCCTGCCTGCGAAAATGCCACAGTTCGGGCTGCGCGAAAGCGGACCATTCGATGTATTGTTGGAGTGTCTTGGCCAGGGTGCAGCCGATCTCCCCTTGAACCAGGGTCGGCTCTTGCGGCGGGCTCTCCTTGAACTGAGCGAAATCGGCGTATTCAAACTCGATGAGCAGGGCGAGGTACTCCTCGCTCGGAATGTTTCTCATGTCTATTTTGGTGGTGTTGGGCAGAAACAGAAAATTCTGCGCTGGACACACGATGTCGTCCGCTTTTCCAAGTTTCTTGACGCCCGCCATGACGCAGATCAGGAGCGGCTTGCTGATCGGGGCATTCAGGATGCGCTGCTCCTTGAGGGATGTGTAGACCGAGAATGGCCGCGGCGTTGCGGCCGTCGCATTCCGCTTGATGGAGAGGATGAGGTCCCGCAGGGCTCACAGGCGGTCACGGCGGACCTCGAACGTCACGTCATCCTACCGGCTATTCTCACGACGTCGAGACGCCCTCCCGCCCGGCGGCGGGAGGGCGTGTCACGGCACGCCGCGGTTCGACCTCAGGCCGCGCGCAG
This window harbors:
- a CDS encoding choice-of-anchor I family protein — protein: MTAVPHVLANGDFAQTWNDPGLITADDDWSGVPSIVGYRGDDITSVVGADPQALTGDGAVTADVNANRTNPNGLTAGGVAEFALADPAVALQGSGAADAPSLVLFLDATGRRDVTVSYRLRDLEDGADNAVQAVALQYRIGPAGAWTNVPAAFVADATAGPGSSGPDIRVRAVLPAAADGQAGLQVRIITANAAGSDEWVGVDDIAVTSQAAGPVPAAPTLLDPAPSLAGAADAPVGTGSLVVTRLGAIEASGTNGAEGGAEVVSFDPATAQLFTLNARDGRIDVTRIGADGALTRTGSIALGDLPGFGTANTVAVRNGVVAVGYQNADPRQNGAVAFFDARSLAALRAPLTVGNQPDQLSFNQDGTKIVVANEGERATVAGTAVNPSGSVSLVDLSAGLAGASVATYDFASLAGQEAALRAAGMRLPPGAGAVADIEPEYTAISGTTAYVTLQEANTVAVFDIAGAAPVLKALKPLGAIDRSLPGNELDASDDGAPTPAAIRIRSEPVFGLPMPDAIATFTAPDGRVYVVTANEGDARSDDSDVARLATRSLDPTAFPDTATLKQKSELGRLNVSTIDGDTDGDGDLDRIYTFGGRGLSIFRQEADGTITKVRETGGEFEKIIARDFPALFNQNQGNGQVDDRSDDKGPEPEGVTIGTVAGRTYAFVGLERVGGVMVYDVTVPAEAAFVAYQPPAAGRTDAGPEVLTFIAAADSPTGQALLVTANEVGNTTTVYQLAPPQTAISRIQASGDASPLAGRTVTTSGIVTAVAGNGFYLQDPTGDGDAATSDGIFVFTGGQPPAAVGDAVEVSGEVREFVPARAARGALPVTEIAGSVTVTVRSSGNALPEAVRIGGPGGLAPPTEDLAAGSAFWESLEGMRATVAAPLATGPTNAFGEIFAVADGRAGATGLNPDGNLLIRGGESVLGAANSRGGDFNPERIRLDPGLGVTLPKVNTGARLGDVTGIVTYSFGSYEVVATSPVTVTAPSPRVKTGGRLAGDADHLLVASYNAENLDPTDGAARFAAIASEVLGRLNTPDVIALQEVQDDDGPGNTASTVTSAGRTFRLVVEAIRAAGGPDYAFIDNPYIGDDTNGGEPGGNIRTAFLYRTDRVSLAPNAVRSIAPDGSPITAGPSADQQTNPDNPFYASRPPLAADFVFNDETVTVVSNHFTSKGGSGALFGSEQPPFDAGQLARAAQAQAVNSFVDGILAASPRARVLVAGDLNDFGFEEPLSVLKGEATLAGYTRAGTGVTFTRGGTAVLSDLQDTLPEGQRYDYVFEGNSETLDHVLVTDALAAGVQFEPVHINADFFDQTSDHDPLLARLAIPVVGRLLTGTAAGDTLTGGAGEDTILGGAGNDFASGRSGNDSVSGEAGDDLVFGDEGDDVVDGGEDNDRVSGGAGADRVFGSAGSDLVFGEQGDDVVGAGEGNDFASGGAGNDSVSGEAGDDYVFGDEGDDQLSGGEGRDSLYGGLGNDVLTGDAGHDVLLGEQDDDQLIGGDGDDSLDGGDGADLLCGNDGADGLWGGAGKDQLYGGAGADTLDGGDGADTLFGNEGADWMAGQAGDDALVGGDGSDSLFGGDGNDWLVGEAGDDALVGGQGSDSLFGGVGNDWLAGEGGDDLLIGGEGNDSLFGGAGADWLEGQAGDDALVGGEGDDVLRGGEGNDWLDGEAGNDVLVGGAGNDGLRGGDGADWLVGEAGSDTLSGGAGDDVLFGGAGSDTVQYASGDGRDVVRDFVTGGAERDVIAFGPGLFGSFAAVQAATQQVGADAVITAGVGESLTLQNIQASSLSARNFTFA
- a CDS encoding helix-turn-helix transcriptional regulator produces the protein MAGVKKLGKADDIVCPAQNFLFLPNTTKIDMRNIPSEEYLALLIEFEYADFAQFKESPPQEPTLVQGEIGCTLAKTLQQYIEWSAFAQPELWHFRRQEILQLLYLSGHRQVGGLAARRSLSHRIHDIVSEDVAGQWTVERLAARLAVGPTTLRRRIRAEDTGIRSVVERTRLGHGLHLVQTTMEPIGRIAERCGYLSQSRFTHRFKRLFGVTPSELRRTRLP